A region of Leclercia adecarboxylata DNA encodes the following proteins:
- the fliN gene encoding flagellar motor switch protein FliN: MSDMNNPSDDNTGALDDLWAEALNEQQAPASKSVADAVFQQLGGGDVSGTLQDIDLIMDIPVKLTVELGRTRMTIKELLRLTQGSVVALDGLAGEPLDILINGYLIAQGEVVVVADKYGVRITDIITPSERMRRLSR; this comes from the coding sequence ATGAGTGATATGAACAATCCGTCCGATGACAACACCGGAGCACTGGACGATCTGTGGGCTGAGGCGTTAAACGAACAACAGGCACCGGCCAGCAAAAGCGTTGCCGATGCGGTATTCCAGCAGCTGGGCGGCGGTGACGTCAGCGGTACGCTGCAGGATATCGATCTGATCATGGATATCCCGGTCAAGCTGACCGTGGAGCTGGGCCGTACCCGTATGACCATCAAAGAGCTGCTGCGCCTGACGCAGGGTTCAGTGGTGGCGCTGGACGGTCTGGCCGGTGAGCCGCTGGATATTCTGATCAACGGCTACCTGATTGCCCAGGGTGAAGTGGTGGTTGTCGCCGACAAGTACGGCGTGCGCATCACCGACATCATCACCCCGTCTGAACGTATGCGTCGTCTGAGCCGTTAA
- the fliO gene encoding flagellar biosynthetic protein FliO, producing MKTQAIVSQPSAVPGSPLLQVSGALLGIIAFILIVAWLAKRVGLAGKTAGARGLKLAASTSLGPRERVVIVEVEDARLVLGVTASQITILHTLPPAPVSEESRAEVQPDFQSVMKSLLKRSGRS from the coding sequence ATGAAAACCCAGGCAATCGTCTCACAACCCTCTGCCGTTCCAGGCTCGCCGCTGCTTCAGGTTAGCGGCGCGCTGCTGGGGATCATTGCCTTTATTCTGATTGTCGCGTGGCTTGCAAAACGCGTGGGTCTGGCGGGCAAAACCGCCGGAGCCCGCGGGTTGAAGCTCGCCGCCAGCACCTCGCTGGGCCCGCGTGAGCGGGTGGTGATCGTGGAAGTGGAAGACGCCCGGCTGGTGCTGGGTGTCACCGCCTCACAAATTACTATTCTGCATACATTGCCGCCTGCGCCGGTCTCTGAGGAGAGTCGCGCAGAGGTTCAACCGGATTTTCAGTCCGTGATGAAGAGTTTGCTTAAGCGTTCCGGGAGATCGTGA
- the fliP gene encoding flagellar type III secretion system pore protein FliP (The bacterial flagellar biogenesis protein FliP forms a type III secretion system (T3SS)-type pore required for flagellar assembly.), with amino-acid sequence MRRLLSLTLAGLGLFAPAVYAQLPGLISTPMANGGQSWSLPVQTLVFITSLTFIPAILLMMTSFTRIIIVFGLLRNALGTPSAPPNQVLLGLSLFLTFFIMSPVIDKIYVDAYQPFSEEKISMQEALEKGAQPLREFMLRQTREADLALFARLANAGPIQGPEAVPMRILLPAYVTSELKTAFQIGFTIFIPFLIIDLVIASVLMALGMMMVPPATIALPFKLMLFVLVDGWQLLVGSLAQSFYS; translated from the coding sequence ATGCGCCGTTTGTTGTCCCTTACGCTGGCAGGCCTTGGCCTGTTTGCTCCCGCCGTGTATGCCCAGCTGCCAGGCCTTATCTCCACGCCGATGGCCAACGGTGGCCAGAGCTGGTCTCTGCCGGTGCAGACGCTGGTGTTTATCACCTCCCTGACCTTTATCCCGGCAATCCTGCTGATGATGACCAGCTTCACCCGTATCATCATCGTCTTCGGCCTGCTGCGAAACGCGCTGGGTACGCCCTCCGCGCCGCCTAACCAGGTGCTGCTCGGTCTGTCGCTGTTTTTGACCTTTTTTATTATGTCCCCGGTGATCGACAAGATTTATGTCGACGCCTATCAGCCGTTTAGCGAAGAGAAGATCTCGATGCAGGAGGCGCTGGAAAAAGGGGCGCAGCCGCTGCGTGAATTTATGCTGCGTCAGACCCGTGAAGCCGACCTGGCGCTGTTTGCCCGTCTGGCTAACGCCGGGCCGATTCAGGGGCCGGAAGCGGTGCCGATGCGCATTCTGCTGCCCGCCTACGTCACCAGCGAGCTGAAAACCGCGTTCCAGATTGGCTTTACGATCTTCATTCCGTTTTTGATTATCGACCTGGTGATTGCCAGCGTCCTGATGGCGCTCGGGATGATGATGGTGCCACCGGCCACCATCGCCCTGCCCTTCAAGCTGATGCTGTTTGTTCTGGTGGACGGCTGGCAGCTGCTGGTGGGTTCGCTGGCGCAAAGTTTCTACAGTTGA
- the fliQ gene encoding flagellar biosynthesis protein FliQ, translated as MTPESVMMMGTEAMKVAISVAAPLLLVALVTGLVISILQAATQINEMTLSFIPKIIAVFVAIIIAGPWMLNLLLDYMRNLFTNLPYIIG; from the coding sequence ATGACGCCAGAATCGGTCATGATGATGGGCACGGAAGCGATGAAGGTCGCCATTTCCGTTGCCGCTCCCCTGCTGCTGGTGGCGCTGGTCACCGGTCTTGTCATCAGTATCCTGCAGGCCGCCACGCAGATTAACGAGATGACGCTGTCGTTTATCCCGAAAATCATCGCCGTATTTGTGGCGATCATTATCGCCGGGCCCTGGATGCTGAACCTGCTGCTGGATTACATGCGCAATCTGTTCACCAACCTGCCTTACATCATCGGCTAG